A window of the Bacteriovorax sp. PP10 genome harbors these coding sequences:
- a CDS encoding LuxE/PaaK family acyltransferase, translated as MEVNKLKVPDALKLKNVQALCDQTDPYADFLESDTAFLNAMKEISSWHMEKSPFYRGLAKSQNFKSEDVKSLEDCLKIPHLWAHFFKGNEILSVPPSEVFLHLTSSGTTGQKSQIFFDEWTIRSAQRMVDWIFEKYNWVTPDQKCNYILFSYQTEESSKLGTAYTDNFLCKYAPVNEVFTALKLTGSGGHEFDCFGTIDAFKRFADQGLPVRLFGFPAFFYFALERMKKLGLPPLKFHKDSMVFLGGGWKGNADKQIEKNDLYRLAEEMLGIPNERLRDGFGSVEHCIPYVECAHHEFHVPVWSRVFIRDVETLKPLGLNEKGFLHFISPYITSMPAHSVIMGDMASLHKDCPCGMKTPYFRIHGRAGVSKNKSCALAASELLKGKAS; from the coding sequence ATGGAAGTAAATAAACTAAAAGTCCCCGATGCTTTGAAATTAAAAAATGTTCAGGCCCTTTGTGATCAAACAGATCCTTATGCAGACTTTTTAGAAAGTGATACCGCTTTTTTAAATGCAATGAAAGAAATCAGTTCATGGCATATGGAAAAAAGCCCTTTCTATCGTGGCCTGGCAAAATCTCAAAATTTTAAATCCGAAGACGTAAAGTCATTGGAAGATTGTTTGAAAATACCTCATCTGTGGGCACACTTTTTTAAAGGAAATGAAATCCTATCAGTTCCTCCGTCAGAAGTGTTTTTGCACCTGACGTCTTCAGGGACAACTGGACAAAAATCTCAAATCTTCTTTGACGAATGGACGATTCGTTCGGCCCAAAGAATGGTGGACTGGATTTTTGAAAAATATAACTGGGTCACACCAGATCAAAAATGTAATTACATTCTTTTTAGTTATCAAACTGAAGAGAGTTCAAAATTAGGAACGGCCTATACAGATAACTTCTTATGTAAGTACGCTCCAGTGAATGAAGTTTTCACTGCTCTAAAGTTAACTGGGAGTGGTGGGCATGAGTTTGATTGTTTTGGAACAATCGATGCTTTTAAGAGATTCGCTGACCAGGGTTTACCTGTAAGGCTCTTTGGTTTCCCGGCATTCTTTTATTTCGCATTAGAGCGCATGAAGAAGTTAGGACTTCCTCCTTTAAAATTCCACAAAGACTCAATGGTCTTTTTAGGGGGAGGTTGGAAAGGAAACGCTGATAAACAAATTGAAAAAAATGATCTGTATCGTCTGGCAGAAGAAATGCTGGGCATTCCAAACGAACGACTGCGTGATGGATTTGGTTCAGTTGAGCATTGTATTCCCTATGTAGAATGCGCTCATCATGAATTTCATGTTCCCGTATGGTCGAGAGTCTTCATCCGGGATGTTGAAACTCTAAAACCACTTGGATTAAATGAAAAAGGATTTTTGCATTTCATTTCTCCATACATTACAAGTATGCCGGCCCATTCAGTGATCATGGGGGATATGGCCTCTCTTCATAAAGACTGCCCGTGTGGAATGAAAACTCCGTATTTTAGAATTCATGGAAGAGCGGGAGTTTCAAAAAATAAGAGTTGTGCGCTTGCGGCTTCAGAACTTTTAAAAGGGAAGGCATCATAA
- a CDS encoding acyl-CoA reductase produces MSANLWNGKIVSDSEFKNSIEENLNNPMFWAKAPLSHYVLFDVIQKIQTELLKKEKFYIKLVLDLKQREDISSDEVEASMNGLIDFLSVDQLRVKLKRELGSEQPFELKRQTARANHFEAWYPLGTLVHVTPNNSPLLGVLGVMEGLLSGNVNILKLARKDSAFAAIFYEELCKLDTTGTIKNYVYIAKISSKEKDYLKSVLGLADVISAWGGEESVQSIREIAPRGARIVEWGHKISFSYITSAKKSDAEVFKSLAYEICLNEQMACSSPQCVFIEDASFEELKEIAVTLSNALNTVSPTIKRVVPGVQEMAELMVTKEQVRLKSILGGSELVESKNHDWRIYVENTPALNSSPLFRTIWLKPMPRSKMIDHLRPLKTYLQTAGIAATSLEVEALSRDLFMSGVQRIRAIGEMTDSYIGEPHDGVYALERYCQRINFQDSQKVMMMKNKSSFEDEKAPSPVRATPIMEKADFQLQTVKDEHSDLFFYSGGSSGEPKLSIFTYADYHRQMELAAEGLYAAGLNPATDRCMNLFYAGSLYGGFVSFFTILEKLEAVHFPMGASTEFGMVGKTIIKNRVDTLLGMPSYLIQLFKENHEDFKKYRGIKKIFFGGEHFSEAQKTYLKREYGVDIIRSAAYGSVDAGPLGYQCEFAVGGMHHLHEKLHDLEFVDLEIDEPVKAGDVGRMLFTSKVRHGQKIERYAIGDVGKKLEGPCACGRQGVRFELLGRHGDVFRIGTTFLSYQRFQKILIDQYEYEGSIQLHLYAGDGIKKDKVVLKIENLFSDQYKDAQIPERLKKMFLAQYADLNLVVNTDLVLDFDVEVVEKTQLTFSASTGKLRSVIDHRN; encoded by the coding sequence ATGAGTGCAAACCTTTGGAATGGAAAAATTGTCAGTGATAGCGAATTTAAAAATTCAATAGAAGAGAATTTAAATAACCCGATGTTTTGGGCCAAAGCACCGCTAAGTCATTACGTGCTCTTTGATGTGATTCAAAAAATCCAGACTGAACTTCTAAAAAAAGAAAAGTTTTATATAAAACTCGTTCTCGATTTAAAACAAAGAGAAGACATCAGTAGTGATGAAGTCGAAGCTTCAATGAATGGACTGATTGATTTTTTAAGTGTTGACCAGTTGAGAGTGAAACTTAAAAGAGAACTTGGAAGCGAGCAGCCTTTTGAATTAAAAAGACAGACGGCAAGAGCTAATCACTTTGAGGCCTGGTATCCATTGGGAACATTGGTTCATGTCACACCCAATAACTCACCACTCTTAGGAGTGTTAGGAGTGATGGAAGGACTTTTAAGTGGAAACGTAAATATCTTAAAGCTCGCAAGAAAAGACAGCGCCTTTGCTGCAATTTTCTACGAAGAGTTATGCAAACTAGATACAACTGGAACAATTAAAAATTACGTTTATATCGCAAAAATTAGTTCAAAAGAAAAAGACTACTTAAAAAGTGTTTTAGGTTTAGCTGATGTGATCTCTGCCTGGGGTGGAGAAGAAAGTGTCCAAAGCATTCGCGAAATCGCGCCTCGTGGAGCGCGCATTGTTGAATGGGGTCATAAAATTTCTTTTTCTTATATTACGAGTGCAAAAAAATCTGATGCTGAAGTCTTTAAGAGTCTTGCTTATGAAATCTGTCTTAATGAACAGATGGCATGCTCAAGTCCTCAATGCGTATTTATCGAAGATGCAAGTTTCGAAGAGTTAAAAGAGATTGCGGTCACTTTATCAAATGCTCTCAATACTGTTTCACCAACGATTAAGCGGGTTGTTCCTGGAGTTCAGGAAATGGCCGAGTTAATGGTGACTAAAGAGCAGGTGAGACTGAAATCCATTTTAGGCGGGAGTGAATTAGTTGAATCGAAAAATCACGACTGGCGCATTTATGTAGAAAATACTCCTGCACTTAATTCTTCCCCTTTATTCAGAACGATCTGGCTTAAACCAATGCCAAGATCAAAAATGATTGATCACTTAAGACCTTTGAAAACATATTTGCAGACAGCAGGGATCGCTGCGACTTCTTTAGAAGTTGAAGCACTCTCTCGCGATTTATTTATGAGTGGTGTTCAAAGGATTCGTGCCATCGGGGAAATGACTGATAGTTATATTGGTGAGCCTCACGATGGTGTATATGCACTCGAGCGCTATTGCCAGCGAATTAATTTTCAGGACTCCCAAAAAGTCATGATGATGAAAAATAAAAGTTCATTTGAAGATGAAAAAGCTCCTTCTCCTGTGAGAGCAACTCCGATTATGGAAAAGGCCGACTTTCAACTCCAAACCGTTAAAGATGAACACTCTGATTTATTCTTTTACAGTGGAGGAAGTTCAGGTGAGCCAAAACTTTCAATTTTTACTTATGCTGATTACCACAGACAAATGGAGCTTGCAGCAGAAGGTTTATATGCTGCTGGATTAAATCCAGCGACCGACAGGTGTATGAATCTCTTTTATGCCGGATCTTTATACGGCGGGTTTGTAAGTTTCTTCACTATTTTAGAAAAGCTTGAGGCCGTTCATTTCCCAATGGGAGCAAGTACTGAGTTTGGGATGGTGGGAAAAACGATTATTAAAAATCGCGTGGACACTCTTTTAGGAATGCCTTCTTATCTCATTCAGCTCTTCAAAGAAAATCACGAAGACTTTAAAAAATACCGTGGAATTAAAAAGATCTTTTTCGGCGGTGAGCATTTCAGTGAAGCACAAAAGACTTATTTAAAGCGCGAGTACGGAGTCGACATTATCCGCTCAGCGGCCTACGGCTCTGTCGATGCTGGCCCACTTGGTTACCAGTGTGAATTCGCCGTTGGTGGAATGCACCACTTACACGAAAAACTTCACGACTTAGAATTTGTCGATCTGGAAATTGATGAACCTGTCAAAGCAGGGGACGTCGGAAGAATGCTTTTTACATCCAAGGTTCGCCACGGACAAAAGATCGAGCGCTATGCTATCGGAGACGTCGGTAAAAAGCTCGAAGGGCCTTGTGCCTGTGGAAGACAGGGGGTTCGTTTTGAACTCTTAGGTCGTCACGGTGACGTCTTTAGAATTGGAACCACATTTCTAAGCTACCAGCGTTTTCAAAAAATCTTAATCGATCAATACGAATACGAAGGATCAATCCAGCTACATCTTTATGCAGGGGACGGAATCAAAAAAGACAAAGTCGTCTTAAAGATTGAAAACCTTTTCAGCGATCAATATAAAGATGCCCAGATTCCTGAGCGACTTAAAAAAATGTTCCTGGCACAGTATGCGGATTTGAACTTAGTTGTGAACACCGATTTGGTATTGGATTTTGATGTGGAAGTTGTTGAGAAAACTCAACTAACTTTTAGCGCGAGTACCGGCAAGTTAAGAAGTGTTATCGATCATAGGAATTAA